From a single Drosophila sulfurigaster albostrigata strain 15112-1811.04 chromosome 3, ASM2355843v2, whole genome shotgun sequence genomic region:
- the LOC133842011 gene encoding enoyl-CoA delta isomerase 2, protein MSYLDYKALIVQKEGKVLVIKFYNPAKKNCLNRDGYGELTRALTEVNDDNEVTIVVITGVGEYFTAGNELTPIHKINDVEAYIKESNDNFKKMVTSFINCNKLIFTLVNGPSIGIGTTIVALSDVAWCAEEATFLTPFSRLGLVPEACSSFTFPLIMGRSKATEVLVLNEKLSAQEAYHFHFVSRIFKLSELDSVVWPKIREYSELPPTSMRECKRLINFSLRESLKRANDEECEALYKRFFEDEFIEAIMKFNTRKSKL, encoded by the exons ATGTCATATCTGGACTATAAGGCATTAATTGTCCAGAAGGAGGGCAAGGTGCTTGTCATTAAATTCTACAATCCAGCAAAGAAAAACTGCCTAAATCGCGATGGCTATGGGGAACTAACCCGTGCTCTAACCGAGGTTAACGATGATAATGAGGTGACCATTGTTGTCATTACCGGCGTAGGTGAGTATTTCACCGCTGGCAATGAATTGACCCCCATTCACAAAATCAACGACGTGGAGGCGTATATAAAGGAGTCCAATGACAATTTCAAAAAGATGGTTACCAGCTTTATCAACTGCAACAAGCTTATCTTTACGCTGGTCAATGGTCCATCGATTGGTATCGGCACCACAATCGTGGCCCTCTCTGATGTGGCGTGGTGTGCCGAGGAG GCAACCTTCTTGACACCTTTCAGTCGTCTTGGTCTTGTACCGGAGGCTTGCTCCAGCTTTACATTCCCCTTAATTATGGGCAGGTCAAAGGCCACTGAAGTGTTGGTATTGAATGAGAAGCTCTCGGCCCAGGAGGCGtaccattttcatttcgtctCTCGCATCTTTAAGCTAAGTGAATTGGATTCCGTAGTGTGGCCAAAGATTCGCGAATACTCTGAATTGCCGCCCACCTCGATGAGGGAATGCAAGCGGTTGATTAACTTCTCCCTGCGGGAGAGTTTGAAGAGGGCCAATGATGAGGAGTGTGAGGCACTGTACAAGCGTTTCTTCGAAGACGAATTTATAGAGGCAATCATGAAATTTAACACCCGAAAATCAAAgctttaa
- the LOC133842006 gene encoding monocarboxylate transporter 9, with the protein MVDSNSNAAAAGTVGNSAARLRKFERTDSELACEEAARLTAEQNSPEDDEDDEEEGEGEGDDEDEVSVYGELPPPPDGGYGWVICFASFMCNMIVDGIAYTFGIFLEEFVAYFHEGKGTVAWVGSLLSGVYLSAGPIVSALANKYGCRAVCIAGSIIACIAFVLSTFSTNVSMLMATYGFMGGFGFGMIYLPAVVAVGYYFETKRSLATGIAVCGSGFGTFAFAPLATYLLEEYGWKNALLIFAGLILNCAIFGAMMRPLTYPKKKRVKPLMQRMYEEKQMQLERGSFAGSHFMVQLPDGTMERKLKMPLNADPGVHSSLNLELLAQQSGGLHPVSTLPTITESKVVEVNAQSPPQNNGNADSNGQLSARSGRRSHRNSESEHSPYQSQDAMIRNASQPAFLAGDHQSLPKNGSVPSFSRVRKTSASERYQPSLAAIRASSRGDIEAGAGGDFNTSKLSLSQRQGSSSGSAGRMVRPMSRKDIFYSGSVTNLPQYQSQKSLTNYRNSVLSLTKYEKSMQSMRLDPLAEADKHREEYDLCPCLGIPDSVKSVFNTMLDVSLLKDPVFMLMGVSNIFGMAGLYVPFVYLVDAAKEHGIAKNDAAMLLSIIGITNTVGRVVCGWVADLPQVNSLLLNNICLLISTVAVTLTPLCYSYSAYIAMSIAFGIAISGYISLTSIILVDLLGLDKLTNAFGLLILFRGFAALIGTPLAGAIYDLTHTYDLPFYMAGALFAISTATSFMAPCMKRFSSSNETPVHVETLTPIDEEQGEDGEEEDEDQPITIVPKIIKTLPSPLQEEPQQQFPPTSGTQKASTTTTTESKL; encoded by the coding sequence atggtggacagcaacagcaatgcagCAGCCGCAGGCACAGTGGGCAATTCGGCGGCACGCCTGCGCAAATTCGAACGCACCGACAGCGAACTTGCCTGCGAGGAAGCAGCTCGTCTAACCGCCGAGCAAAACAGTCCCGAAGACGATGAGGACGACGAGGAGGAGGGTGAAGGAGAAGgcgacgatgaggatgaggttAGCGTCTATGGGGAGCTGCCGCCACCGCCGGACGGTGGATATGGTTGGGTCATCTGCTTCGCCAGCTTCATGTGCAACATGATTGTCGACGGCATCGCCTACACATTCGGCATCTTCCTTGAGGAGTTCGTTGCCTACTTTCACGAGGGCAAAGGCACCGTCGCCTGGGTGGGCAGTCTGCTCTCCGGTGTCTATCTGAGTGCTGGACCCATTGTCTCGGCTCTGGCCAACAAATATGGATGTCGTGCTGTTTGTATTGCGGGCAGCATCATTGCCTGCATCGCATTCGTGCTGAGCACGTTCAGCACGAATGTCAGCATGTTGATGGCCACCTATGGCTTCATGGGCGGCTTTGGCTTCGGCATGATTTATTTGCCCGCCGTCGTTGCCGTCGGTTATTACTTCGAGACGAAACGTTCCCTGGCCACGGGCATCGCTGTCTGTGGCTCGGGCTTTGGCACCTTTGCCTTTGCCCCGCTGGCTACTTATCTGCTGGAGGAGTACGGCTGGAAGAATGCGCTGCTCATCTTTGCGGGGCTGATTCTCAACTGTGCCATCTTCGGTGCTATGATGCGTCCCCTCACCTATCCCAAGAAGAAGCGCGTTAAGCCGCTGATGCAACGCATGTACGAGGAGAAGCAAATGCAGCTGGAGCGCGGCTCTTTTGCGGGTTCCCACTTCATGGTCCAGCTGCCCGATGGCACTATGGAACGCAAGCTCAAGATGCCACTTAACGCTGATCCGGGTGTGCATTCCAGCCTCAATCTGGAGCTGTTGGCGCAGCAATCGGGTGGCCTGCATCCGGTGTCCACGCTGCCCACCATCACCGAGTCCAAGGTGGTTGAGGTGAATGCCCAATCTCCGCCTCAGAACAACGGCAATGCTGATAGCAACGGTCAATTGTCCGCCCGATCCGGTCGTCGCTCGCATCGCAACTCCGAGTCGGAGCACAGTCCTTATCAGTCACAGGATGCCATGATACGCAATGCCTCGCAGCCCGCCTTCCTGGCCGGCGATCATCAAAGTCTTCCCAAGAATGGCTCCGTGCCGTCCTTCAGTCGGGTGCGCAAAACATCCGCCTCGGAACGTTATCAACCCTCGTTGGCGGCCATTCGCGCCTCGTCACGTGGCGACATCGAAGCAGGCGCTGGCGGGGATTTCAACACGTCAAAGTTGTCGCTGTCACAGCGTCAGGGCAGCTCCAGCGGCAGTGCCGGACGCATGGTGCGTCCCATGTCGCGTAAGGACATCTTCTACTCCGGATCCGTCACGAATTTGCCCCAATATCAGTCGCAAAAGTCGCTGACCAACTATCGCAACTCGGTGCTGTCCCTGACCAAGTACGAGAAGAGCATGCAGAGCATGCGTCTGGATCCGTTGGCCGAGGCGGACAAGCATCGCGAGGAGTACGATCTGTGTCCCTGTCTGGGCATTCCCGACTCGGTCAAGTCCGTGTTCAACACCATGCTGGACGTGAGTCTGCTCAAGGATCCCGTCTTCATGCTGATGGGCGTCTCCAACATCTTCGGCATGGCCGGCTTGTATGTTCCCTTCGTCTATCTGGTGGATGCGGCCAAGGAGCACGGCATTGCCAAGAACGATGCTGCGATGCTGTTGTCCATCATCGGCATCACAAACACCGTGGGACGTGTCGTCTGCGGTTGGGTGGCGGATCTGCCGCAAGTCAATTCGCTGCTGCTCAACAACATCTGTCTGCTGATCTCGACGGTGGCGGTGACCCTGACGCCACTCTGCTACAGCTACAGCGCCTACATTGCCATGTCGATTGCGTTTGGCATCGCCATCTCTGGCTACATTTCGCTCACGTCAATTATCCTGGTCGATCTGCTGGGCCTGGACAAGCTCACCAATGCCTTTGGCCTGCTCATTTTGTTCAGAGGATTCGCCGCCCTGATTGGCACACCGCTGGCCGGTGCCATCTATGATCTGACCCACACCTACGATCTGCCCTTCTACATGGCCGGAGCCCTGTTTGCCATCTCGACGGCGACCAGCTTCATGGCGCCGTGCATGAAACGCTTCAGCAGCTCGAATGAGACGCCAGTGCATGTGGAGACACTGACGCCCATCGATGAGGAGCAGGGCGAGGATGGCGAAGAGGAGGATGAGGATCAACCAATCACCATAGTGCCCAAGATCATCAAAACTCTGCCCAGTCCACTGCAGGAGGAGCCGCAGCAACAGTTTCCCCCCACGTCTGGGACACAGAAGGcatcgacgacgacaacaacggaATCAAAGCTCTAA